The nucleotide sequence tcaCGGAGGGTTATGAATGAAGATGGGCACACTTCTAGCATTCGAGACAAAATCCTCACCATCAACGTTCGTCCTGGATGGAAAGCAGGAACCAAGATCACTTTTCCACAAGAAGGGGATCAAGGTCCAAACAATATTCCGGCTGATATAGTTTTTGTCGTTCAGGACAGGCCCCACACTTTATTCAAACGAAGAGGTAATGATTTGGTATATGTTGCAAAGATACCACTCGGAAAAGCACTTATCGGGTGCAGCATTGAAGTACCCACACTCGATGGCAGATTTTTGAACATACCAATCAATGACATCGTTCatccaaaatatgaaaaagttgtACCCAAGGAAGGAATGCCTTTTTCTAAAAGACCATCAGAACGAGGGAATATGGTGATTGAGTTTGATATTCAATTTCCAGAAAAGTTGACCCCAGAAAAGAAACAACTTATACGGCAAGCACTTCTGGTTTAAATTTTACTGAACTCTTAACACAATTTTTCACATGCTTGTATATAATAGTTTATATATTAGTTATACGTATTGTACAATTTCTAGTGTTTCATTTTTGTTGTATGACATTCATCTTCATCTGCTTATGAGTACATAAGACACCAGTTCTTTCAGTTTAATAGTTGTTTGTTTTCTCAATGTGGCACAAGATCAAATCGTACCCACTTTGTAGCTGATTGAGCCAGTTAGAACTGCATACCTAACATATATGCATGGTTGTTTTTGTGAGAGAAATACTATTCTTGCATTGGAATAACTTTTAAGATTTGTAATTCCTTTTTAGGTTTGTTTGTTGACACATTGTAAAAGTCAAATGATAACTTGAATTTTTGTGGCACAGGAATTGTTAGtccaaaaattatattactGGTAAGAATTCTTCTcagtaatcaaaaatatttagcttaaacttcaaattaaatTCGAAACTACTGTATTTCACTGTAACATTTGACTTTTTAaacatttatattcaaaa is from Styela clava chromosome 9, kaStyClav1.hap1.2, whole genome shotgun sequence and encodes:
- the LOC120339063 gene encoding dnaJ homolog subfamily B member 13-like, which gives rise to MGVDYYSVLGVTRNATDSDIKKAYRKLALKFHPDKNKEPGASEKFKQIAEAYDVLADNKKRATYDQFGEEGLKGGIPSDRGGFTNGYTFHGNAEKVFRDFFGGSNPFADLLGEPDIMNAFGGIHGRGRKKQDSPIERELHLTLEEIYHGCTKKMKISRRVMNEDGHTSSIRDKILTINVRPGWKAGTKITFPQEGDQGPNNIPADIVFVVQDRPHTLFKRRGNDLVYVAKIPLGKALIGCSIEVPTLDGRFLNIPINDIVHPKYEKVVPKEGMPFSKRPSERGNMVIEFDIQFPEKLTPEKKQLIRQALLV